Proteins found in one Corallococcus macrosporus genomic segment:
- a CDS encoding VWA domain-containing protein, translating to MKLHTCAHLLSLSALLALGCHSPVDDAGSTVPDACEATPPVLAPQKTDILFVIDNSGSMEEEQQGIATELPAFLAALKEGSGVAQDFRVGVITTSVYQRLLLANGADTIRSFPDQEGRLQPVKDDAGKPTDERFIEGTDPLLLDKFQRLVNQGTAGSGQETPFEAVRLAVASPLATRPTSEGGNAGFLRDGARLLVVVVSDEEDCSSTQRPPPVTLGLDTSVDSCTVQGDKLTPVAEYYQAFQGLHDGTGASREVLWATIGPVALSDKRAELTTELVGSTTYVRNVDCPTSYGPGYRQSDMAKAFDATRANLDSICKPSYQQTLLDIAALATVAQSVDVVNLPDPRLAVVYVTRADGSVQTCTAANGDFRYEPSGENRSARLFFLGPCLRRVGDTKVEVKVLCAG from the coding sequence GTGAAGCTCCACACCTGCGCCCACCTGCTGTCGCTGTCCGCGCTCCTGGCGCTCGGATGCCACTCTCCCGTGGACGACGCGGGCTCGACGGTGCCCGACGCCTGCGAGGCCACCCCGCCGGTGCTGGCGCCCCAGAAGACGGACATCCTCTTCGTCATCGACAACTCCGGATCCATGGAGGAGGAGCAGCAGGGCATCGCGACGGAGCTGCCCGCGTTCCTCGCCGCGCTGAAGGAGGGCAGCGGCGTGGCCCAGGACTTCCGCGTGGGGGTCATCACGACCTCCGTGTACCAGCGGCTGTTGCTGGCGAACGGTGCGGACACCATCCGCTCCTTCCCGGATCAGGAGGGCCGGCTCCAGCCGGTGAAGGACGACGCCGGCAAGCCCACCGACGAGCGCTTCATCGAGGGCACGGATCCGCTGCTCCTGGACAAGTTCCAGCGCCTGGTGAACCAGGGCACGGCGGGCAGCGGGCAGGAGACCCCGTTCGAAGCGGTGCGGCTGGCGGTCGCCTCGCCCCTGGCCACCCGGCCCACGTCGGAGGGTGGCAACGCGGGCTTCCTCCGGGACGGCGCCCGCCTGCTGGTGGTGGTGGTGTCCGACGAGGAGGACTGCAGCTCCACGCAGCGTCCGCCGCCGGTGACGCTGGGGCTGGACACGTCCGTGGACTCCTGCACCGTGCAGGGGGACAAGCTGACCCCGGTGGCGGAGTACTACCAGGCCTTCCAGGGGCTGCATGACGGCACGGGCGCGTCGCGCGAGGTGCTGTGGGCGACCATCGGGCCGGTGGCGCTGTCGGACAAGCGCGCGGAGCTGACGACGGAGCTGGTGGGGAGCACGACCTACGTGCGCAACGTCGACTGCCCGACGTCCTACGGGCCCGGCTACCGGCAGAGCGACATGGCGAAGGCGTTCGACGCGACCCGGGCGAACCTGGATTCCATCTGCAAGCCGAGCTACCAGCAGACGCTGCTCGACATCGCGGCGCTGGCCACGGTGGCGCAGAGCGTGGACGTGGTGAACCTGCCGGATCCGCGCCTCGCGGTGGTGTACGTCACGCGGGCGGACGGCTCCGTGCAGACGTGCACCGCGGCCAACGGCGACTTCCGCTACGAGCCCTCCGGAGAGAATCGCTCCGCGCGCCTCTTCTTCCTGGGCCCGTGCCTGCGGCGCGTGGGCGACACGAAGGTGGAGGTGAAGGTGCTGTGCGCCGGGTAG